Proteins from a genomic interval of Malassezia vespertilionis chromosome 9, complete sequence:
- the SUR2 gene encoding sphingolipid C4-monooxygenase (EggNog:ENOG503NU84; TransMembrane:4 (o37-57i84-103o150-174i361-382o); COG:I): protein MLLSDGEIHLLVRQTHPFYYQDTQRCSPWMSDKALSLFLPVAVYWASCTFYHMLDVLRPAFSEKYRMHPSEQLTKRNRVSMRNVLFMVASQHLLQTILGIIVLEDTPYDGVRRTDVDPEAGVLRIANILRHYLELDRSGDIFLVRAAIALYWWGIPWLQFWFGCFVMDAWQYILHRSMHEVRWLYRVLHSHHHRLYVPYAFGALYNHPLEGVLLDTLGAAVAQELSRMTLRQSIPFFCIATYKTVSDHCGYAFPWYYHPFHLLFPNNAEYHDVHHQSQGLRYNYSQPFFVHFDTVLGTRIDPEEFHALLAQKAEKSDALDSNVSGAVEHTRARALTAQPKRAPAKKTKNALRKPISSYSTASVWSVFLFSTILTVPIVAYTVNTGTVM from the coding sequence ATGCTGCTCAGCGACGGCGAGATCCACTTGCTGGTGCGCCAGACGCATCCATTTTACTACCAGGACACGCAAAGATGCAGTCCATGGATGTCTGACAAGGCGCTATCCCTATTTTTGCCTGTGGCAGTGTACTGGGCTTCGTGCACGTTTTACCACATGCTCGATGTCCTTCGCCCCGCCTTTTCGGAGAAGTACAGGATGCATCCCTCTGAGCAGCTCACAAAGCGGAACCGTGTATCAATGCGGAATGTTCTGTTCATGGTTGCGTCGCAACATTTGCTACAAACGATTCTTGGAATCATCGTACTGGAAGATACCCCATACGACGGCGTACGTCGCACTGATGTCGACCCCGAGGCGGGCGTCCTGCGTATCGCCAACATACTGCGCCACTATTTGGAGCTTGACCGCAGCGGTGACATATTTCTTGTGCGTGCCGCGATAGCCTTGTACTGGTGGGGAATACCGTGGCTCCAGTTTTGGTTTGGCTGTTTTGTCATGGATGCCTGGCAGTACATTTTGCACCGCTCCATGCACGAGGTCCGATGGCTGTACCGCGTCCTGCACTCGCACCACCACCGCTTGTATGTACCCTATGCGTTTGGTGCGCTGTACAACCACCCACTGGAAGGTGTCCTCCTCGACACactcggcgccgcagtAGCGCAGGAGCTGAGTCGCATGACCTTGCGCCAGTCCATCCCCTTTTTCTGTATCGCGACATACAAGACCGTGTCAGACCATTGTGGGTACGCATTCCCCTGGTATTACCACCCATTCCATCTCCTGTTTCCGAACAATGCCGAGTACCACGACGTGCATCACCAAAGCCAAGGCCTGCGGTACAACTACTCGCAGCCCTTTTTTGTGCATTTCGACACCGTGCTTGGTACGCGGATCGACCCCGAAGAATTCCACGCGCTTCTCGCACAAAAGGCCGAAAAGAGCGATGCGTTGGACTCGAATGTGTCTGGCGCCGTGGAACACAcccgtgcgcgcgcgctcacTGCGCAACCGAAACGTGCACCTGCCAAAAAAACAAAAAATGCATTGAGAAAGCCCATCTCGTCGTATAGCACCGCCTCCGTCTGGTCCGTGTTCCTTTTTTCCACAATTCTGACCGTGCCGATTGTGGCGTACACTGTCAATACTGGTACAGTAATGTGA
- the MgSsk1 gene encoding Two-component response regulator SSK1p (EggNog:ENOG503NZR8; BUSCO:EOG09260FFP; COG:T): MPASPYQLLTQTLLQCIDSTLQTLWHGSTAQMRVSVCAPTLQAVAHTSAAVQWFGAWFALSAAHPEIPATHTLVLKESVHDMVQVACDAVASSAAQHRVELFLTAAETGDASPGLLQRQAQGGEVVPWYPSNNYSMAAHTVLVYILSWVVHLSAEDACAVVLPITFGNAYDVRIDLFFDATSAPDATAWPAWLGTQADLQRVLDDFGMMVTQTPLPRAELAKIPQLAPLRDARHATYLQISLHKPRSVDLVSPAVEAPLAGATTLLQLVRALPLEQMRVHLAERRVCVVPRQDRALDPLAHLLQSCLQDWGCTVCSTVEAPGLDVCVLHDNVRMLQTCIKLGVAVVYFAPSDALEYAAAQCGDEARAVFLPTPVGKVRFLWALFHAICSYDPDQRLYRTRTGTELRLDASPDGTEAHGSLAPTPRVFSPKTHSPDEPRSLADAHPEAPVEQYLTQAVSQLTTQDTTSEGVVVRSEDGCTAGLFFSPSDGHAKEGGARKNTCTPRTFRTEPLQVALGRADSSSGQLFEPTSLVAEKTVQEYDARPTLRQIQLPPLDIARSGTPDRMHQDDDGPLPDTPHGPSVQFSRSHARTSALPQPGLLIGAATARPSTPPSLAVGRTGRRSIVRDATFLPPVKVLIVEDNVINQRILSMFLRKKHIKYEIAKDGREAIEKWREGDFHLILMDIQLPVLDGIAATKEIRRLETLARSTSYMERTPVPRHSVIIVALTASVLDSDRVAALAAGCNDYLNKPVSLTWLQRKILEWGSMQYLLHAGQHASVPHSPSAYHAQRSIGEAIDRNAQRAASHLQLRLPPAKDHVQL, translated from the coding sequence ATGCCGGCGAGTCCGTACCAGCTGCTGACGCAGACCttgctgcagtgcatcgaTTCAACCCTGCAGACACTGTGGCATGGCAGCACTGCACAGATGCGCGTATCCGTATGTGCGCCTACCCTGCAGGCAGTAGCACATacgagcgcggcagtgcAATGGTTCGGCGCGTGGTTCGCGctgagcgcagcgcaccccGAAATCCCTGCAACACACACACTTGTGCTCAAAGAAAGTGTGCACGATATGGTACAAGTTGCATGTGATGCTGTTGCGAGttccgccgcgcagcaccgcgtcgagctTTTCCTCACGGCCGCAGAAACGGGCGACGCGAGCCCTgggctgctgcagcgccaagcacagGGCGGCGAAGTGGTTCCGTGGTACCCGTCCAATAACTACAGCATGGCTGCGCATACAGTCCTTGTATATATCCTGTCGTGGGTGGTCCATCTATCTGCCGAAGATGCGTGCGCCGTTGTGCTTCCCATCACATTTGGAAATGCCTacgacgtgcgcatcgaCCTGTTTTTTGACGCAACGAGCGCACCTGATGCCACTGCATGGCCTGCATGGCTTGGAACGCAAGCCGATTTGCAGCGTGTGCTCGACGATTTCGGCATGATGGTGACGCAGACtccgctgccgcgcgcagaatTGGCAAAAATTCCGCAACTCGCACcgctccgcgacgcgcggcacgcaaCATACCTACAAATCTCCTTGCACAAGCCACGCAGCGTCGATCTCGTGTCGCCCGCAGTCGAAGCGCCCCTGGCTGGCGCCACGACCCTGCTCCAACTCGTGCGTGCGTTGCCGCTCGAGCagatgcgcgtgcatctTGCCGAAAGACGGGTCTGTGttgtgccgcgccaagACCGTGCATTGGATCCGCTGGCGCATTTGCTGCAGTCCTGTTTACAGGACTGGGGATGCACAGTATGCAGCACGGTCGAGGCGCCGGGCCTCGACGTGTGTGTACTGCACGATAACGTGCGGATGCTCCAGACGTGCATCAAGCTGGgcgtcgccgtcgtctACTTTGCGCCGTCCGACGCACTCGAGTATGCTGCCGCACAGTGCGGCGACGAGGCACGCGCAGTCTTCTTGCCGACGCCCGTGGGCAAAGTGCGGTTTTTGTGGGCCTTGTTTCATGCCATATGCTCATACGATCCCGATCAGCGCCTGTACAGGACACGGACAGGTACAGAACTGCGCCTGGACGCGTCACCAGATGGCACAGAAGCGCATGGATCGCTTGCGCCGACTCCCCGAGTATTTTCCCCAAAAACACACTCACccgacgagccgcgctcccttgccgatgcacacCCGGAAGCGCCTGTTGAACAGTACCTTACCCAAGCCGTTTCGCAGCTCACCACACAGGATACCACTTCAGAGGGCGTCGTGGTGCGCTCCGAGGACGGGTGTACCGCCGGCCTCTTTTTCAGTCCCTCGGATGGACACGCAAAAGAAGgcggtgcgcgcaaaaacacATGTACACCACGAACGTTCCGCACGGAGCCTTTGCAGGTTGCGCTTGGGCGCGCAGACTCCTCCAGCGGCCAGCTCTTTGAGCCAACTTCTTTGGTCGCGGAAAAAACGGTGCAGGAATACGATGCGCGTCCTACCCTGCGCCAGATCCAACTACCCCCGCTCGACATCGCCAGAAGCGGCACACCGGACAGGATGCACCAAGACGATGATGGGCCTCTTCCAGATACACCGCATGGTCCTTCCGTGCAGTTCTCTCGCAGCCAtgcacgcacaagcgcacTCCCACAGCCCGGCCTGCTCATCGGCGCGGCAACCGCGCGGCCGTCCACGCCACCGTCCCTTGCAGTGGGACGCACCGGACGACGCAGCATTGTCCGCGACGCCACGTTTCTTCCCCCTGTCAAGGTGCTGATTGTGGAGGACAATGTGATTAACCAGCGGATCCTGTCCATGTtcctgcgcaagaaacACATCAAGTACGAAATTGCCAAGGACGGGCGGGAAGCAATCGAGAAATGGCGTGAGGGCGACTTCCACCTGATCCTCATGGATATCCAGCTGCCAGTGCTCGATGGTATTGCAGCCACAAAAGAGATCCGGCGCCTCGAGACGCTCGCACGCAGCACTTCATacatggagcgcacgccTGTGCCTCGGCATTCGGTCATCATTGTCGCATTGACCGCCTCCGTGCTCGACTCGgatcgcgtcgcggcacTTGCCGCCGGGTGCAACGACTACCTGAACAAGCCCGTATCCCTCACCTGgctccagcgcaagatCCTCGAGTGGGGCTCTATGCAGTACCTTTTGCACGCCGGACAGCACGCAAGCGTTCCACACAGCCCCAGTGCGTaccacgcgcagcgctcgatTGGCGAGGCGATCGATCGAaacgcacagcgcgccgcaagtcatttgcagctgcgcttgccgccgGCAAAGGATCATGTACAGCTATAG